One Homo sapiens chromosome 7 genomic patch of type FIX, GRCh38.p14 PATCHES HG2266_PATCH genomic window, ACtataatgaaatgtttaaaaaatattttagggtaTTATCACCTTAGGTCAAtctgattattattttgaatgaatgaatgaatgaaatgaatgaatacccAAATGAATGAATACTGAAGTCATGACAATGTTTAACACCTTGAGATGCTCACAACAATTTGGAATACCCAGAGAAGATGACTTGAATACAaacaaactatttaaaattcaCTGTGGCTCACAGTAAAGATGCAGTGGGTTTCTATTTGTAGAACAAAGAATCTCAATCAAAAACCTATATATGACTAAAATATTCTCAAATGCAATTATCAAGGCTTTAGAAAGCATATATACTTTTTACTATGTAATTCTTTCCTgttcccccacctccctgcatttttttttaatgtttggcaTAAGTGACCAACAAACCAGaatagaatacacatttttaaaatactaatttacaCATATTCTATTTAAGAACAACATACAACCACTCATAAATTTAGCCTTTTTAAAAGTGTCCTTTATATAAAACAGTGGGGAGCGGGGGAAATCCCTGCTATACATATGAAGCACAGTTTAAGCCCAATACAACTGACCAATCAAAATTAGTGAATACACTGCATCTCTCTGCAGTGGAGAGAAGCGACAAGGTAGGCTGTCATTCTGCAAAAGCTGCCCGAACAGGCTTTCCTCTGAAAAGCAGTGCCGTTCCTTTTTAGAAAGACTGAATCTAAATGTTGTCTCTGGAGACAAGAAGCCTTCAGTATGTTAAATTACTTTCATTATGTATTTTCAGATGCTTATTGATTCCACAGTAGGAAGAGTGAGAGACTGCAGCAGCCTCTAAGCAGCACTACATGTTCCATACATTAGCAGTACTGCTGAAACAATGGCACACTACAGACACATATTTTCATTAAGGTCATTTTCGAAGAGATGTTTATGACCCTCTTCCCCCAGTCCTCTACTAACAAGTGAACAAAATGAATCAATCCAAACTGGAAATGCTTCAACTACATCAAGAATTTATCAAATCTTTAGCAGAGGTAAGATTTGTTCCTATTATAGTATACAGCTGCTTTTGAACCGGCATAGTGGGgtaaaaattactttgaaaaatttcAGCCTAAATTTTAAGAGTTTGTTTAATTCTACTTATTGCTAGACATGTATTTTAAGATCTATTTCTTTTAAGACAtgctacattttaaatgtaattttttaggATGCATTGTTAAATACAAATATTCTTTGTAAATTCATTATGAAGACAGCTTTTGAGTCACTTCAGATATACTAAATATTCTTAATGTAATCAGTACAGTTTTTCTccagtgtttcaaaaatgcttctgtttcttaaaagaaCTAGGTTTACTATTTTGCTGTTACTTATTACTTAATTTTATGTTAAGTTTATTATTTGGCATGTTCACTGAAAATTAATTTGCAGTTACAATTTTTATTACCTTTTGTATTTCAACCACATGAACAATTCATCAATGGAAATTTATAGTATCTTATGAAATCTGTTTTAATGAGTTAAAATTCAAACCATGTGCTAATAATTAGGCAAGTTACAATATTTTTAGAGCAAAAAATGTTGTTAAATTtattacaaagaagaaataacagtATGTTTAGTGTATGCTAATTGTTCATCATCTCTGAAAATACAGGTTAGCTTCTAAAATGAGAGcagaaattagttttaaaaaatatagctttTCTCTCACAATTGTATTTGAAATGTGAACTCTATTGttaaataacataatatatacaatctttattaggaaaaaagacttatttaaagaaacaattttatgCATATAGCTGTGGCTCTAATAATAACAGTTTGGTTATTTTGATAACAAATACTGGAtagtttttaaacaaaactaaagTAACTTGCAATTAATTACAAATTATTAAAAACCCTATTTCTTaaccaattttcttcttttcacaaGGGCCAATAGCAGCTAATTCAGTATTTACAACTGACAATATGAAGAATGCAATTGACTGAGCATCTCCCTAGCTGTCTGAACTACGAACTGCAAGATGTTCTTGTAACACGACTTTAAGACATTAAGGAGTTAAAACCAGGGAATAGGTCTACATTACTGATggaatataaaaaatcaactgtatCCTAAGAAGATGCTAcataaaataaccacaaaaagaaaaacaatataactGTAAAAGcctgaaaagaatttttaaaaggggaAGTTTATACTTTCATATACCAGAATTGTGGAAGTTACTGATTCTGGAAGACATAATGAAACATgaatttccaaaaagaaaagaaaatactttatcaGCACACAAAAGGAAGATTTAGGAAGTGTTTTCTGCACTAAATATTCAGATATTCATATCAATTGGTATGACTAATGGATTTTTCTATCTGACTTTTATGACCAATTATGTATCCTCttctaatgaaaacaaacaaaattaaacagcAGATGGTTTTTATCAAAAGGACATGGCCTGGATTTATAATATAAAGCAAGTTATGTGATCaagaaatcatttcaaaatagtGAGCACTGCTATTAAAAACAGATTTACAATGGTAACAAAAGGAtgtctaaatatattttagaagctACAAAcgttatgtttccttttttgttttcacatattctggaaaataaagaaatattatcatGTACTCCATCAAAGGGAAACATAATTCCTATCATCTGAGGAAATTCCTCTTGGCCGtgactttttaaagcaaaacaaatacaaatattatgtacTGTTCTTTAGAAATCCATCAGCCAACTAAATCTCATAATGCATGCAGTTGAAGTATTGGAGAGAAAACGAAAGAATTCCTACAAGACATGAAATAAAACACAGCTACTTCACTGTTGTCAGGTAAAAATTCATGTCAAAATCTGTCAATGATATCATGTATCAATTTGCCAAAAACTGTCATAGTGAACCAAAAGGCCCATAAGGCAACAGCAAACAGGTAGGTCAGAAGATGCATGCACCCCACCACACTGTTTAACATTTACGAAAGAACAGAATCTTGCTctagagaaaatgtatttttcttaatcaTCATTTAACTTGACATTTCtgctttatttaattataaatctaACTGATGTGACAAAGACCTGATGTTTAATCTGTCAGTTCAGAAAATTTGGCAcacttaaaattttccatttttataggatTTCAATGTTAGCTAAGACCTTAACTTACTCGAATAAATATACCTCTAGTAATACTTCATACTAattcaaaagaaataatgttACCATTTGTGTTTCTGCAATATTATTCCCAAAAAAGTTCATAAATAAAACTGTATTCTAAAACTTGTCAAATATAACATCAAGTGAAAGTTaacatgaattttgaaaattattagcTTTTATAATTTATGTTGAATATGATTTTGCAGTTGAAATGCTGTATTTGAAATGTGAAATATAGTTGGTTGTATgagttcatattttaaaatgaatatactgATTAACTGACATTTTAGCCCAGAACATTAgacattattttttacaaattattctAAACccctatatattaaaatatagatttgcATGAATTAGCAAAAgcgtttgtatttttttttaatttttcttcaaaattagaCAATGGGTGATATATACAAAAGGCTTCACAGGTAATGTGTAACTTTAAAAGCTTCCTCAAAAAACGGGCTTCACATACTCCTTTTCCCTAAAATTTcatcttttactttaaaaactcaGTTTAAACAATGTCAACTGATATATTCCTTTAAACTACTTCAAAAATGGCTATTTCTTAATGTGAtattaaatttcaattttctgtttCCACAAGATACAAGAGGGTGTGGTcacaaaataaatcatttcataGGAGTGATTAATGCTCTTTTACCAAGCtttgtagctttttattttagcataatgtcccacttgttctaatttttaagtttGCCAACTGCAAAGTTCAGTGAGCATTGTAACTgtgatatgtaaaatattaatcaCTGGCCTATTTCTGTGGGAAATAACCCCAAATATCACCAAGCACATTGTTGACTTCTGAATATGAATTCAATCAACATGGATAAAGCATCTTAAACTAGTGCTCTGTACcatttgtcattttaaatgaACACTTGTCCTGTTCATTTGAAATCTCACAGGAATAATTACACCTACACTCATTATGCTAGAGCATATTAAAATAGCATTCATTTGGTACCTACTCAcaacatttaaatgaaattttaagacaCTGGGCTGAAATTAATTTTGTATGCTAGGAAGTTTTATCATACAAAAATACACTTTATCTCAAATAATAAGCTTGAAATACTCAAATGAGAAAAGCCCTTTAGCATATTAACTTTGCACTACAGAGGAACAATTTCCATAGTTATTTcttcaaaaggaaaacacaattttcttttatatcaaaACAATGCAAACTTGATGGTTCTTAATTCTACATTTTCTATTAATAGTTtacaaacttaaaaattaaactaaGTACAcaattgaaagatttttttttcttacaaagaaCACGTTATACGTCATTTAAATTGCCAAATATCAAATAGTTTATTCTATTTCACTTTCTAGGGAAAAAAACCAACTGCTCCAAAAGAATgtgtttttctcccattctggaaaTCAACATGCAGTCTGAATCTAACATTACAGTGCGAGATGACATTGATGACATCAACACCAATATGTACCAACCACTATCATATCCGTTAAGCTTTCAAGTGTCTCTCACCGGATTTCTTATGTTAGAAATTGTGTTGGGACTTGGCAGCAACCTCACTGTATTGGTACTTTACTGCATGAAATCCAACTTAATCAACTCTGTCAGTAACATTATTACAATGAATCTTCATGTACTTGATGTAATAATTTGTGTGGGATGTATTCCTCTAACTATAGTTATCCTTCTGCTTTCACTGGAGAGTAACACTGCTCTCATTTGCTGTTTCCATGAGGCTTGTGTATCTTTTGCAAGTGTCTCAACAGCAATCAACGTTTTTGCTATCACTTTGGACAGATATGACATCTCTGTAAAACCTGCAAACCGAATTCTGACAATGGGCAGAGCTGTAATGTTAATGATATccatttggattttttcttttttctctttcctgattccTTTTATTGAGGTAAATTTTTTCAGTCTTCAAAGTGGAAATACCTGGGAAAACAAGACACTTTTATGTGTCAGTACAAATGAATACTACACTGAACTGGGAATGTATTATCACCTGTTAGTACAGATCCCAATATTCTTTTTCACTGTTGTAGTAATGTTAATCACATACACCAAAATACTTCAGGCTCTTAATATTCGAATAGGCACAAGATTTTCAACAGGgcagaagaagaaagcaagaaagaaaaagacaatttctCTAACCACACAACATGAGGCTACAGACATGTCACAAAGCAGTGGTGGGAGAAATGTAGTCTTTGGTGTAAGAACTTCAGTTTCTGTAATAATTGCCCTCCGGCGAGCTGTGAAACGACACCGTGAACGACGAGAAAGACAAAAGAGAGTCTTCAGGATGTCTTTATTGATTATTTCTACATTTCTTCTCTGCTGGACAccaatttctgttttaaataccACCATTTTATGTTTAGGCCCAAGTGACCTTTTAGTAAAATTAAGATTGTGTTTTTTAGTCATGGCTTATGGAACAACTATATTTCACCCTCTATTATATGCATTCACTAGACAAAAATTTCAAAAGGTcttgaaaagtaaaatgaaaaagcgAGTTGTTTCTATAGTAGAAGCTGATCCCCTGCCTAATAATGCTGTAATACACAACTCTTGGATAGAtcctaaaagaaacaaaaaaattacctttgaAGATagtgaaataagagaaaaatgtttagtGCCTCAGGTTGTCACAGACTAGAGAAAAGTCTCAGTTTCACCAAATCCACATTCAaatgagttttaaatttaaattgtaaaaaCTGATATTACTgccaaatataagaaaaatattttaagtattggTTATGTTGTAAATTTTCAATGTGAATGTCAATTAGATAGGTCATATATATTCAATTTCTTCATTACTTAATGTATTTGTTGCATGGCAGTTTGTTAAAGTACTATCATGTGTATATTTTGTCAATATTATGTCCAACAGAAAATATTCATGTAAGTcatattttttaaggaataaatacATAGCCTTAAAACAGTgtataactttaaaatgtaacTGACATAGGtatccttgctttattttttaagttaaaatgcaTTGTTTCTAAGCCACAAACTACAGATATATTTAGATTACAACTGGAGTAGCATTTTAATCTAAAAACCAAAATTATGGGCTCAAAACAATCCAGTATTTTCCATACCACTATGCTATGTTTCCTGGTATAGTGTATTTGCTATATTTGATGCATCACAAATAATTAAGTACGTATgaagctttattcttttaaatgtaaaaaatcatagaatttatcaaaattttaaaattaatgaaccaAAAAAACCTCTGTATACACACCAAAATAGAGAAACTTTAAAATTCATGcttactaggaaaaaaaagattgattttcTAAGTTCAAGGACAGTATGCCTATAATatacaaatgaaatgaaactaaAGGGAAGGAAGAATACTAAAACACcagcctctttcttccttcctcacttTGCTTAAGTCTAAGCCAAATGCTCTGGATTAATATAGtgcaatgatttaaaaaaaaaaaaaaaaaaaaaaaaaaaaaaaaaaaaaaaagaacagtacaTCAAAATAAGCTGACTTCCTAACTTTATTCAACTCAGCTCTTTTGTATAATAGAAAGTTAACTACCCAAATCTGAATaccaggaatgaaaaaaaaaaagactttaaatcatTATAGAAAAGTCTAACAAAGCCTCTAATATTAGATACATACAACTTTAGGGTAATACACTTTATACAATGTTCCCACCAAATCATAGCTCCCAAGTAATTCAAAATGAGTTGTTTTATTTCCACACTGAAATCACTAAGGTAACAATAAGTCTTGTCACTTTTCTACCGTACCATCACTTAATTTAACTTTAGGCATTTTTCTCTCCCACCCTCAATTCATGTGGGAAAATCATGAAATTACTAACCCTAACTACAGATTACAAGAATTGGGAACTTCATATCaaacaaatattttccaattgTTATAATGTAATAATCTATCGATAAGTGTCAATATCACTATCAGAAATTTAGcaataagttatttaaaataggaaaatactgCATTGTAATTGGTCAGCTGAAcaacttttattctattttctgaaaCTGTATCCACTAAACCAAGTagcaattcatttttaaagaaaatattaaatgtctaaaaattcaataatatatcacttttatataaataaatgagatttatCCAGTCTAGTTTACTGAATACCCTAATCCTTGGAGAAATGAATACCATGCAGTAGCTTGAACTCACTAAGGTTACATGACAAATTAAATAGTAATTTACTTCTGATAATAATGTTAACATAATGTCAAATCTTGGCAAAAGCCCCATTTCCTTCTGTCttattttctactgttttttggaatttaaaaaaatgcttcaatTTGACA contains:
- the GPR22 gene encoding G-protein coupled receptor 22 isoform X1, coding for MCFSPILEINMQSESNITVRDDIDDINTNMYQPLSYPLSFQVSLTGFLMLEIVLGLGSNLTVLVLYCMKSNLINSVSNIITMNLHVLDVIICVGCIPLTIVILLLSLESNTALICCFHEACVSFASVSTAINVFAITLDRYDISVKPANRILTMGRAVMLMISIWIFSFFSFLIPFIEVNFFSLQSGNTWENKTLLCVSTNEYYTELGMYYHLLVQIPIFFFTVVVMLITYTKILQALNIRIGTRFSTGQKKKARKKKTISLTTQHEATDMSQSSGGRNVVFGVRTSVSVIIALRRAVKRHRERRERQKRVFRMSLLIISTFLLCWTPISVLNTTILCLGPSDLLVKLRLCFLVMAYGTTIFHPLLYAFTRQKFQKVLKSKMKKRVVSIVEADPLPNNAVIHNSWIDPKRNKKITFEDSEIREKCLVPQVVTD